DNA from Triticum aestivum cultivar Chinese Spring chromosome 7D, IWGSC CS RefSeq v2.1, whole genome shotgun sequence:
cactatgaatatcatcttggtcaccacttgcccttctaaaaactccatcccaaactcttgagaggcataatgaattcgtcactctagttgcttgcttcaagacttgatcaacatgatcttgtcttgagaggcataatgaattcttcactctagttgcttgcttcaaggcttgatcaaccgaaacccaacacatgagctcaccatgatcttgtcttgaaaccataactcgaattcttctctttgattattctctcaagccttgatcctcagaagaccaacttgaaacctcgctggatatggaatctcgagagccaacacctaggccccgtgagcacggggtatccagagagttgacactcgaccccgtgcgcacggtataagcccgtgtgcatggggtatccagagagggataccatgaggacttcttcggatgctttgatggcaatcttcacataacaacccaaagaacttcaagcatcactatggaacatatcttcatataagatccaatgcacttgatgctccataggaattgttatttaataccaaagcttagagcaaatataacttcatctatatggacttcatcattgattccatccaatatccttgaggcattatcttcatatatatggacttcatccttgattccatccaatatccttgaggcaccatctatggacaaaaccttcaaatatatctcactgaaaacattagtccatagagattgtcattcaattaccaaaaccacacttaggggctacatgccctttcacatagttttaaatagccggctatagctccgctatTGCCTTTTCAGCAGGGTGCTGCTAAATGGTCGCCTTCATAAATAGCCCGCTATAACCTGCTTTAGCCCGCTATAGCTGATTTGGAGCCCTGCCGCTATtttccatagcccgctatttaaaacattgtaaTAAGCTCTCCTCGGTGGTACGGTAGAGTCGGTACTCAAACAAAGGCTCTAAACTAATAATCGAATTGCCTTATTCGGTTGGTGACGATCGACTGCCCAGCGTGCAACGCGAGAAATAACTCAGTGCCCCCGGTGTGACCAGcccaagggcatctccaatgcgtactcccttcgtccgaacatttttgttttgtagGCTCGCAGTCTACAGAATTACTTTCTTCGTAGGGATCCATTTGCACAATGCTCCTATGCTTGAGTAGTTTACATTATCGCTCTGTGCATTGACTGTAACCTTTACGGAGTATTCATATGCTTTTTATTTGAGCAATCTAATATCATCTCACTATTGTGGAATTTTTTTAAGGGATATAGAGTGACATGATACTAAAGACCTATGTTTTTCCCCTTTGCTCATAAAAACAGGAAATAGCAGACGCTGAGAAGGCTCCTTTTGTTGGCCAATGGTCAGCAGTCCATACAGGGTTTTTTTACACCAGAGGGTGAGGTTGGATAAACATAACACCAAGTATACTGACCAAAAACAATTGCTAGAAATGCTCTAATAGTGTGAAAGAAAAGGTTTCCTTTAATTGCCTTCAGCCTGATTGTGATACTGCTGTTTGACTGTTTCCCGTTGAAACAAAATGCCGTTGGAAGATGCCCCCGCCCAcctagggatggcacccgcagggtacGGGTACGGGTGGAGCTACCCTATACCCTTACCCGTCCGCCCTAAGTTTACCCATCACCCATGCCCATATCCGTCAAGAgtacaattttttcccataccTGTCACCCGCCAGGgtatatgggtacccgcgggtacaaATAACCGCGTTTACAACACATCAATTGAGTAGAAAATAGTTGTAAAAAGCAACATATAATCATAAATTATTAATAGCAACACATTTTAAACagcaatgtacaacaacatattCTCATAAAGAAAAATACTTGCCTATAAAGtgacatataaaaatgttaaacaacaACACATAATCATAAATAACAACACATATGCATACACTTTTAGTTCACGAAATCATGATAAATTATAGAGATAATTTGAATACACATTAGAGTTTTTACCTAGCATGATTAGAAGGGGAAATGAATACATTGGAATATTAACGGAAACCGACCTGTAAACATTTTAGATGGTACATGGGTACGCGGGCATGGGTTATACGATCCCATACCCGTACCCTCTCTACCCGATGGGTATGATATTTCCCATTTAAGTACTCATGGGTAATTTTTTTCCCATACCcctaccctaatagggtttttacccacaGGGTACGCAGATAATGGGTATCCATTGCCATCCCTACGCCCACCGGGTCCTGCTCGTCAGGCCTTCCCCTGACCTCCGCCGCCCCACCGAATCAGCGCCGCCGTAACCGCCAGCGTCACCGCGCAATGAGATCCCGCGGCTTCTTATGCGTCGCGTCGCGTCGCCCAGACCAGCCGCGGCCCTACTCCGTCCAGCGCGCCCTCGAGGGCCTCCGCCCCTGCCTCGTCCGCCCTCGCCGCGCCGGCGCCCGCTCGAATCGAGCACCCGCCGACTTTCCTTGCCCGCGAACACCTCCCTCTACAAAAGCATATGCCGGGCAACCCCCAGCGAGTTTGCCCATGGACCTCTCGGATGCCCCGGAGGTGAGGTTGGGATCGGGTCCCCCGCCGCAGATTTTCCAGACCGGTCTCATAGTGCGCCACTGGACTCTTATCTAATTTTCCCCTCATTTAATTGTGCAGCTTCCCGCGCCGGAGATCAAGATCGTCGCcgtcttccccaccgccggcaaaAGTTGCCTGCTACCGCGTCTCACGTGCTCAGGTGAGTTTCTGTGCAACCTCTCGCTGCAGTCTTGCTTGCCATCAGCGAGCAAGGGTGAAACTACCAGATTTGGTGTTACTGTTGTAAGCGGAGAAAAtgtgagactagccacaatggagagtaacatacactagtaacatacacatatccctagactatgttataGTTTTGAATATACACATCTGTCTTGTAACATCTGAACATGAAATCCATCTAGTTTCCCTATGGCGCTTATTTCGATATCGATCCAGACAGTTAAAGTACGACAATACTGAGTACATTCAAAAAACTACAAATTCAATATATGGAATACAACCGCATCTGCAATCACAAGCACTACATTTGTATAGTACATATATCTGTATTATATAACATCTGAATCTCTTTTAAATATGCACATCTGTATTATAACATCTCCAGGTACAACCCATCTAGTTTTCCTTATACAAAAGGATTAGGATCATGTTGAATGAGATTCAAGCTATAGCTTGGAGCAGTCTTGGTATAGGAGGCATCGTAATCTTAACTAGTCCTTCAAGAATCTGAAGCACCCGTTCCATTGTTGGCCGATCAAGCTCCTCATCTTGGATGCACCAACATGCAACCTTGCAAGCCAGTTCAACTTCATCCAAATTGACATCACCATGTAGCTTGTCATCTACCAAACTCCCGACATCTCCTTCAAGAAGCTTTTGTGCGGCATGCACAGGGAAATACACGTCAAGGTTGCCACTGCTAGTACATGGTGCCCATGAGTTTCTCTTTCCAGATATTATTTCCAGCAACATCATC
Protein-coding regions in this window:
- the LOC123166367 gene encoding uncharacterized protein isoform X6, with the translated sequence MRSRGFLCVASRRPDQPRPYSVQRALEGLRPCLVRPRRAGARSNRAPADFPCPRTPPSTKAYAGQPPASLPMDLSDAPELPAPEIKIVAVFPTAGKSCLLPRLTCSGCL
- the LOC123166367 gene encoding uncharacterized protein isoform X4, encoding MRSRGFLCVASRRPDQPRPYSVQRALEGLRPCLVRPRRAGARSNRAPADFPCPRTPPSTKAYAGQPPASLPMDLSDAPELPAPEIKIVAVFPTAGKSCLLPRLTCSDYGLGEPV
- the LOC123166367 gene encoding uncharacterized protein isoform X5 is translated as MRSRGFLCVASRRPDQPRPYSVQRALEGLRPCLVRPRRAGARSNRAPADFPCPRTPPSTKAYAGQPPASLPMDLSDAPEVSFPRRRSRSSPSSPPPAKVACYRVSRAQVQPI
- the LOC123166367 gene encoding uncharacterized protein isoform X2 → MRSRGFLCVASRRPDQPRPYSVQRALEGLRPCLVRPRRAGARSNRAPADFPCPRTPPSTKAYAGQPPASLPMDLSDAPEVSFPRRRSRSSPSSPPPAKVACYRVSRAQVAYEATTGCLMTDGNGRLKTAANVFAM
- the LOC123166367 gene encoding uncharacterized protein isoform X3 translates to MRSRGFLCVASRRPDQPRPYSVQRALEGLRPCLVRPRRAGARSNRAPADFPCPRTPPSTKAYAGQPPASLPMDLSDAPELPAPEIKIVAVFPTAGKSCLLPRLTCSGTTHLVFLIQKD